One window of Aliarcobacter lanthieri genomic DNA carries:
- a CDS encoding YqiA/YcfP family alpha/beta fold hydrolase — MIIYIHGFSSSGFGKKALEFKEYFQDKLIHISLPTIPFLAINNLEQIIETFLSLNEKVYLVGSSLGGYYALYLANKYNLKAVLINPAIKPLNTLSHYEGVKYIKNYYDNSKFEFTKEHIESLKKYEVTNLKNPKNIMTLLQKGDEILDYKISRNILKDTNIIIEDGGNHSFININRYFHIIEDFYI, encoded by the coding sequence ATGATTATATATATTCATGGATTTTCAAGTTCAGGTTTTGGAAAAAAAGCTTTAGAGTTTAAGGAATATTTTCAAGATAAACTTATTCATATCTCTTTACCTACAATTCCTTTTTTAGCTATAAATAATCTTGAACAAATTATTGAAACTTTTTTAAGCCTAAATGAAAAAGTATATCTAGTAGGTTCATCTTTAGGTGGCTATTATGCTTTATATTTAGCAAATAAGTATAATTTAAAAGCAGTTTTAATAAATCCAGCTATTAAACCTTTAAATACATTAAGTCATTATGAAGGAGTTAAATATATAAAAAATTACTATGATAATTCAAAATTTGAGTTTACAAAAGAACATATAGAATCTTTAAAAAAATATGAAGTAACTAATTTAAAAAATCCTAAGAATATTATGACTTTGTTACAAAAAGGAGATGAAATTTTAGATTATAAAATTTCAAGAAATATATTAAAAGATACAAATATTATTATTGAAGATGGTGGAAATCATTCATTTATAAATATAAATAGATATTTTCATATAATAGAAGATTTTTATATATAA
- a CDS encoding cytochrome-c peroxidase, which translates to MLKNFFKLVIFFSIYLYSNEPIKPIPLEINLDVKKVNLGKELFFDTSLSRTNTISCHSCHNLEQGGVDNLQFSFGVDGKIGNINTPTVFNSTFNFVQFWNGRAKNLKEQVHGPITNPVEMDISFEELIEKIRTTKYENKFKEIYQDGITKDNISDAIAEYEKSLITPNSPFDKYLRGDENAISNKAKNGYKLFKEQGCIACHHGVNIGGNLYSKFGTLIDIESDSKGRFEVTNNEIDKYYFKVPTLRNIELTFPYLHNGSIDNLEDTVKFMANYQLGQSLTQDEINNIVAFLLSLTGELYEVKK; encoded by the coding sequence TTGTTGAAAAACTTTTTTAAATTGGTAATTTTTTTTAGTATATATTTATATTCAAATGAACCAATCAAACCAATTCCATTAGAAATTAATCTTGACGTAAAAAAAGTAAATTTAGGAAAAGAACTTTTTTTTGATACATCTTTATCAAGAACAAATACCATATCTTGCCATAGTTGCCATAATTTAGAACAAGGTGGAGTTGATAATTTACAGTTTTCTTTTGGAGTTGATGGTAAAATAGGTAATATAAATACCCCAACAGTTTTTAATTCTACTTTTAATTTTGTTCAATTTTGGAATGGAAGAGCTAAAAATTTAAAAGAACAAGTTCATGGTCCTATAACTAATCCTGTTGAAATGGATATTAGCTTTGAAGAGTTAATAGAAAAAATAAGAACTACTAAATATGAAAATAAATTTAAAGAAATATATCAAGATGGAATTACGAAAGATAATATTTCAGATGCAATAGCTGAATATGAAAAGAGTTTAATAACACCAAATTCACCTTTTGATAAATATTTAAGGGGAGATGAAAATGCTATATCAAATAAAGCAAAAAATGGTTATAAACTTTTTAAAGAACAAGGTTGTATTGCATGTCATCATGGAGTAAATATTGGTGGTAATTTATATTCAAAATTTGGTACTTTAATTGATATAGAAAGTGATTCAAAAGGAAGATTTGAAGTGACAAATAATGAAATAGATAAATATTACTTTAAAGTACCAACTTTAAGAAATATTGAACTTACATTTCCATATTTACATAATGGAAGTATTGATAATTTGGAAGACACTGTAAAATTTATGGCAAATTATCAATTAGGACAATCTTTAACACAAGATGAAATAAATAATATTGTAGCATTTCTACTATCTTTAACTGGTGAATTATATGAAGTTAAAAAATAA